The nucleotide window TTTCCACTGACACTTGCAGAAGCTGGGAGACCATTGTGCACTGGTTTCCTCGAGAGGTTTGCTCTCCTCAGCGAAGCAGGAGGGGAAACTCCCCGGAGACAAACCAGTTGACGCGATGAAAAGAATGACTGCTTCATCTACCTGCTAGAAAAACTGCCATATGAGTCAGAAGCTCTGGGAATCAGCTGTGTTCTCCAGTTAGTTTTGGGAAAAAGTTGCTCAACATGTTTGCTCTGATAAATGTGATCCCCAGTGGACACGCTGGTCATGAGGCTGTGAGACAGAGATGACATAACTGGAAAAATCGTGCTGTTCTGCAGTCGGGAGGCTGGAGTGAATCAGAATTAGAAGTGGCCAAGTCTTGAGAATGTTTGGGTTGGACGTTAAAGTCAAGAAGAGACAAGGGAAAACTGAAGAGGCAATTGAAGTTAATGTCTTTAGAACCAGAGGAATCATATTCTCATTAAGACACGAGGGATGTGcagaaatacacatttcaatCAGAATAACAAACTGTTCATCGCAGcgattcatgtgtttgtgttgttttctttcctctctcttacAGACAGGAGGTTCAGGAAAACTGCGTCCGCTGGAGGAAGAGGTTCACGTTCGTGTCGAAGATGAGCGCCAACCCCCACACGGGAGTCCTGGACCCGTCCGTGTGCAGAGTGTCCGTCAGGAAGGTACGATTCCCAACGTCTGCAGATAAACTCGGTCGATACTCTGTCCCACACGGGCTGGGAATTGAAACCCAGTGATTAGAAAACCACACGTCTGTTGGGTTGGAGCACGTCCATCAACAATCATGACTCCTGAGCAGTTCTGAATGTACCAGAGTCCACTCGTCCATTGTTTTAGAGACAAGAAAACAAGGGGACGATGCCATCGGGTCGTTATTAATATGTACTATGTATTATTAATGTACTTTAAAGACATTGTACAGGCTCGGTTCATAGATTCACATTCTCGCTGATGTCCGAACTGGCATTTTCCCAGTATTGGAGCAatttctgatgctggtattggaacatctcttGTTTCAATGCCTGTTACAACCCTACAAATGTTCAATGCACTATTATATAAGACCAAGAGAAGATTAATAAGCTATTCATTGCAGCTCTAATATTTTGGATGGCTTTCTTGTATATATAACCCTTGTTTTAAGGGCTGTGTTAACCATGTAAACAGATTCTTTGCCCAACTTAGACGAACATAACTGTCATTCTGGAATCAGTTTGATCCCCGTTACGTGAACGAACCTCAGAGTTCATCTGGAGAGTTTCTCACGGAAGCCTCCTGTGTGGGCGCTGCCTCGGTGTCGTGCTCAGGAACCATGAGTGTGGTCCCGGTCTGTCATTTCCACTCTGTCGCTGGAGGCCTATAATTGGAGGCCTCTCTAATATAAAGTTGGATCAGTTGAATCACTGGTTTTCATTCCTGTCTTCCTGTTTCCCCTGCAGGAACTCAAAGGAGGAAAAGCATATACGAAGGTAAGTGCCGGcgtctccccccctcccccactccCCCGACCGCCTCACCTCTCACGTTCATAAACACTTGAGCGTGTGTCTGTCGCTGTACGTCTCCGATGCCGTGTCATGTAAATATTAGCATTTCTCACAGCACTGTGACGAGTCTGCCAACATCCCGACACAAACACGAATCACAAACCTGTTCACCCATGTTTCACGTTTGCCCGGAATCTGCAAAACATCCTGCCAACACCTCTCGAACCGAAACGgtgagacccccccccccaaccgaCAGATGAGTCACGTCTCCTGAATGAAACTCGAAGGTCAAACTCCTCATGGAGGTAAACCTTTGTGGCTCCTTGGAACGTTGCTGCCCAACAGGAACcgtttcctctgttttcaccCGTTCTCTGTTTAGATTTCCCTCGGCTAATTTTACCTCGCTTCCCTCCTTAGAAGTCGGTTTCCTTAAATACACACCTATGAAAACAAGGAGCCCCCTAAAGAAAGGGAAAcctgggaggaggaagaatgggAACCTTTCTCTCTCGAGATGCacgtttaatttaaaataacacCACGGACAAAGGCAGTTCCCACGTAGAAGCTGCTGTGGAGataaagctgctgcagacagacacttATCTGTTATCTGAGGCCGAGGAGAAACTCACACGTAGCAGGTCAGAGGTTTCCAAACGTACTGAAAGTGTCACATACTAAGAAGAATGACGCCTGTGATTTAAACTCACAAGGTCATATTAGTGACTCGGCAGATCACAGACCTCGTCTCTTTAAAtccaatcaggctgcaccaaagcacacacacactcacagacatcTAGAATGGGCCtgatttctcttttcatctAGATCAATGAATTCTTACCAGGGAATCTGTGAAGACGTTGAAAAACACCcagattttaatgttaaagacagtgatttaaaaagtcctggatccgtcccctgatccagatccacaccagaaTCTATCAGGTTCTTTCCTTTTCGCACAATCTTGTTATTCTCTCCAGAAGTagccatatttggaggagcgggggTGGGAGCTTGTGCTTTCTgcaacctgcacccattggacggcactagctgtcaatcacgtgGTGTCCAAACCACAATACACGCGGTGCTTTATCGTCTATTCAACTctaaactgtaaaaatacaggTTCCACATCTCCGCCTGACGTTCGATGTTTAGACTGACGTGTGGTTTTGTCATACACTGAATCTTCAAAAGCTCGTGAGCGTCAGGAACCTGAATGTTTCTCGTGGGCTAATTGAAGGGTGTTGCAGAAAATCCTCCGTCCTTTCTAAACACGAGTCAGGGATAAAGGCCGTCTCATCAGCGGCTCTAGATTTAACCCAgacgtctcctcttcctccccctcagcTGGGCTTCACAGACCTCAACATGGCGGAGTTCGCTGGCTCCGGCTCCACCGTGCGCTGCTGCCTGCTGGAGGGATACGACACCAAGAACACACGGCAGGACAACTCCATACTGAAGGCAAGGAGCTGGGCAGTGAGGGAAATGATACCCTTGTGGTATGaacatgaatttgaatgtgtgatAAATTCACTAGGACCCAGAGCCTGAAGCCGGCTCGATCATTAACTCtgaacctttgacctctgacacGTGACCTTTTCATTGATTGCTTCCACTCCACAAATCATCTGAAGCGACGGGAGTTGAAAGGTTGATGTGGGTCTGAAttcttttctacttttaaacatatatatccTTTTATTTCTTGCAGGTGATCATCGGGATGACCCTGCTGTCTGGAGATCCGTGTTTCAAAACGTGAGTAGTTCAGATCTAGACTcaggactttgtgtgtgtgtacgtctcaGGGATTTGTGATTAGGTTTTTAACCCTTTGAGCTCTGCAGTCTGTGAGAATCTTTAAAATGCTTCATATCTCTAATGTCTGTATAGATTAGATcgattttaaaaaaggaagatgTAAACAAATATCTCTAATACAGGCCAGCAGTGCAAGGTGTTCAGAGGGTTAAGCTCTTTTCTcgtcctctgttttctttctttatcgCTTCGTCtctcatttgttttacattgtttaaACAATTAGAAGAAATATCTGGATTTTAAACCAGTAACTAAAATATCATTCCCAACTTTATAAACGACAGATTTCCTGTACATTACATTTGTACTAGTTGACATAACAgcatgtgtctttgtgtgtttgaattttgATAAAACTTTATGAAATTAATGAATCTCAATTTGTCTTCCCCTGTTTTTTAGAAGTTAAATTTGTCCCTAACAGTTCAATGTCAAGCGTCATGcgtcctttgtgtgttttgtgtatatttacaaCCTGTTAACCAGATTGTTTAACGTGTTTAGTGTTTGTGCTCCTCTGTCCTTCGTTGCTGCAGCGACTCTGTTTACTGTCGGTCGATAAAAATGAATcttatcttgtgtgtgtgtcaagtgaAGCCGAGCTGCAGCTTTGTGCTTCGTTTAATCTGTTCCGTGCTGATAAGtggtgtgtggttttttttttttccccctgcaggCCTCCCAGCACAGCGAAGTCCATTTCCATCTCAGGACGAGAACACACCCTGCAGCTGGACTGCAAGGGGGAGGGAACAGCTGAGCCTGGGCCCACTGGGGGGGTTTCACAGGGCCGCTCGGCCAAGCCTCGACCCTCCATCGTCAACTCAGGTAGACTGACGGCCTGAGACGGGGTTGTGCTTTTATAGCGGGTCACGTTTGGGATCTGGGTCCAAACTGACTGAATAACTTTGCTCAGACCAGTGGCTCCAGTACTGACCCACTGCAAGACCAGTACACACATGACCAGGGGGAAAGTGTGTGAGGTGAATGTGAAGTGGAAACAATGTGGAGCAACGACCGAACAACTGATTTCTTTATctagaaagagaagagaaacaaaagatgCTCACGGAGCCAGAAGATCAGTCATAGCCAAAATAAGACAAAGCCTTTTGTTGTGTCTTCTGTGTCTAAAAGACTAAAGTTTGTAATATTAAAGTGTAGATATCAAAATATTAAAGTGTTCGAATGTTAAACTTTCAGCTTCGCCAGAATAGATTTGATTGAGTGATTCAAAAGGATTTAAATatcatttgctgcttttcagaatcaacaataatcaaattaaatcacaaCAATGAAATGTTAATGAATCCAAAATCTGAGGTTCACAGTGATTTCAGATGAAGTTTAGATGGAGAACAGATCAAATATTGTTCTGCGAACTAATAAGCGTCACGTCAAGTGTGATTTACATCAGTTCACCTGCTTTTAGAACTATTATGTAAgatttaaatgtgataaatCTGTCTGGATCTGGACTCCAGTCTTTCAGATCTGGGTCCAAcctgcaccccccctccccccctcagcCAGATGTGTTTCACATCTTCAGCCAAAATGTTCTGGGAGAAGTTCTTAAAAAATGTTCCTCAGATggaaaatttaaacaaaacctGTTTTTGTTCCAACTTGGAAATGAAGACAGAGGTTACGTGTACTGATTGGCCCGAGTGAAAACCCGCTAACTCCCTAACTGCCGCTTATTGTCCTGCTAAATCGAGTAGAAGAATCAAATACGCATGAAGTGGTAACATCTGTGTTGTCCTTCCTTCTTCGCCTCCAGGTCTCCTCGATGAATCCGAGGTGAATCATCAGTCTGGTTCTGCTGAAGTCTTCCAGTCTGGTCACTCCCGTAACTCCAGCTACGCCAGCCAGCAGAGCAGGATCTCAGGTTCGTCCAGCCTTTcttgtgatgtgtttgttcattGTAAATTCTAACACAACCAAACCCACAACCTGTGAAGTCCTCTCACGTCTCTTGTGATGATCCCTGCAGGCTACAGCACGGAGcactcctgctcctccagcctgTCGGACCTCACCCATCGCAGGAACACCTCCACAGGGAGCAGCACCTCCGGGTGCCTGGGCTTCACTGCCGACACGCCCACAGAGGGCGACAAGGACGCCGGACGTCCCGAGAGACCCCCTAGACCCCCGAGGCCCGTCTTACCCCTCAACAGGCTCTCCAGGTACACGGGACTGTGGGGATTCATCTTCGTCTTTATTTAGATCCAATAAAACGACACATCTGTTCTAACTCCATcgtttcttctcctcctcttctttgttttggtaCTTCAGGAGGAAGCAGGACTCGGTGGAGACTCACCCTTCTTGGGTGAATGACACTCGAATGGATGCTGACGACATCGTGGAGAAAATCGTCCAAAGCCAAAACTTTGCAGATGTCAACAACACTGAAGGTAAACGaggtcttttgtgtgtttggaaaGTTTCTGAGAAGCTGTTAAATCATTCAGAAATCAGTTCAGCTCCTTTAAGGTGAAaacgttgtgttgttgttgcgcCTCGTTCTTTTTCTGTGAGACGCAGAAGAGGAACGTTTGACAGGGATTTTCACAAAGAGCTTCTGCCAGGAGAGTTTCAAGAGGCTTTATGGGAAACACAGTCTTAATTTAGATAAATACCAGCAGAGGTGATATCACTGTTGGGACTCTCGCTGCTCGACACGGCCTCGGTTGTTTATAGTGAGTCTGTTCATGCGAAGGTTTAGATGTCAGCGTATTGCACTGACATCTAAATAAGTGGTGAACTCTGCACCATGTTTGGACCGAGCCCTGCTCCACTTTCTCAGCGTCTGGGGTTTGTCACCTTTTTTATTGTCGGCGTGTTGATGCTGTCTGGTTTCCGTCAACGGCTGCTGACCTGGTTTCTGTGCTTCTGCCTTTCAGACAGTAACCTGCGTCTGTTCGTGAACAGAGACGGAACCACGGCGCTCAGCGGCATCAGGCTCGGAAACAGGTGAGACTCTCGGCTCCTCgccacttcctgtgtctcttATCACTTCCTcctgtctgcgtgtcgctctctgttcttcttttctcaCTTTCATTTTAACTGTACACAGATTGGGATTTAGTCATAGAAACATTTACTACTCAAGAGGCAGAAATAACTGGTACAGGGTTATGATTAGAGGAGGGAAACCTACAGTGCAGACTGGTCAGCTGACATGAAACTTTGAAGCATGCGTCTTCCTCATTTGTGGAGGATGGTGTCTCTTTGTTAAATAATCCAATTCCCCTTTGCACAAACTGTATTGTCATTATGTTCCGGTTACACGTATCTTTCATTTTCAGCAGAACAACAAATCTGTTCTGCAGGAAAATCTGATTATTTGGAAAGAATCAAAAAGACTTTTGCTGCAGGACCGATTCAGTTTAGTGCATTAGTTCATTTCACAGGAGCCGGAGTTGGTCCCTGTGCAGGAAACTACAAGACAATTAACAGCTCAACAGTTCATCTCATGTTGAAAAGGTTGTAAAGACATTAAAGTTAATTTTGTCTGAGATGTTTATTCGTCATTGGAAGTtatagttaaaataaaaaagcagagaaggatatgttttgtttgtcacaACTGCAGCTTTATGATTATGACCCAGATATCTCAGCGTTAGTtagtaaaaacctttttaatctTAAACACGAGACAAAAGGGATGAAATAGAATGAGTAGGTTtgatgctgcaggaggaaacgTGTTAACTGTGCGAGTCACATCTTGAATCACAGAGCGAACAAACCCTGATTGTTGTCCCTGGTTGTGTCCTTGCAGGGTGTCTGCCGGCGGCTACGAGCCCGTGGTCATAGAGAGCCATTAAACCCCGAGCGGCAGGAAAAAGGCGGCGCGACGACCTGGGGGAATCGTCccgtctttcttcttctccgcTGGTTGTCCCCCGGAGCTTCAGCTGGTCTGGACGCCTTGAAGGGGACGGACCTCGTCAGTTTGCACTTTATGTGAAATGCGCGGCAGCACTTGCCTCCACTCCGTTCAGAGGTGTTTGTGATGTTGAGTCCAAACATTTCTCTTGACAGTTTCGTTGTGGTGTCATCACCTGATTCTGTGATCACACCATCGTTTCATTTTTACCTGTAAAGTGTTTTTAGATACAGACGCCAAAACCATCCATGTGTCCCCTGGTCATTGTTCTGACTGCTGCGTCAAGCCAACACTTCAAGTTACCATCGTTAAAAAGTGTAAAGTGTGAAAGAGTGATTATTTCATGTAGCAATTTGAtccttgttttttaaaatgactaAATTCAAAGTCGAGGCTAAAACTAATAGTAATGTAGAGAAGTTCAAATAAGCCAATTTCTCACATTTCACCAGGTCCCGGTTAGAGGAGAAGTCTGGTTAGTGACCTGCTGCTCATAGTGACCAGGTCATTACATGTGTGATCTCCATCTACAAGCACAACCCGGTTCCTCTGAACAACCTGCCGACTTGTACGTAAACACACGGACTGAAACGGTTCAGAGTCCCGAAAGCTAAATGTTTGGTTAAAGATCCGAACTTAGATTTTTCCTTccgtgtctttgtgtttcttttccagtTGTGAGCGGCTCCTgcatttcctttcttcctctttgtatttttaaacgTGTGACCTCAGCAGTGTTAAATCTCCACAGACTGAAAACCCGCTCGGAGTTTCTGTCCAATACGGATTCTGGACGCAGCTGCTTGTGTTGGTTTATCAGTTTATATATCGTCTGTGCTCCGAAAGTAAAACGCAGCGCAGCCGGGTCTCGGTTGGTAAAGTGGGAACTaaacagttgtttgtgtttgttccccttaaaaacacatttaggcCTAAATGTAAAATGAGTAATTTCACTAACTGGCACATTTCATTCTTcactcattttgtttttatgtcaggTTTGAGTTTTCTTTGGCACTTTGTCCTTATTCTAGTAAACGTAACACTCAGTGAGATGCACATTAATCTCATTTACACCAAATGGATGAAGGAGTTTAAAaagcagatgtttgtgacctGGTTCTGTTGCTGTCTGCGCTAAAATTAATCTTTTTAGACTGAATCTCAGAGACCGTCCGTGGAAAACTgccatgagtgtgtgtgtgtgtgtgtgtgtgtgtgtgtgtgagttatgGAAACTATATTAAAATACAGTTACAGACGGGGAGAACAATTCCCAACTGCGATTAATAGAGGAAGTGAGGCTGAAGCCACCTGACGATCAGGGGACGCATGGATGATTTTTCTGTTTACTCTCACGCGTGGTGACAAACTGGcctatttgtttttcaacttgaTTTATTCCTCCAGTGTTTACAGAGTTTACACGTCACCTCCGCAGTGTCACAAGCTCCCAGTAGATTCTCCTGTGAACTCCCAGTTCCTCTGCGAGTTACAGTCACTCGGAGCCGCAGTTGATTCTAATGTTTTCTTACAGTCTTTGatcgtagactgtaaataaagatggacgactccaCTGACTCTCACTGTCCAGAAATTCATCTCAGACACTTCCTAAAATGACCGAAAccatcttttttaaaaatctggttcatgtcccgtctgctaacatggaggaggtggagttcaTGACTCGTACTGCttccagccaccaggaggcgatcgaGACccttttggcttcacttttgggagccgtcgtgtcgtccatctttaaatacagtctgtgtCGATTGTGTTATTTTCAAAAACTCACATTTTCGCAGGTTTCCCTCAACACTTCTGAACCTGTCGATTCCCATCCTCATGGACATGGGATCAAATAATTAGCAGCTGCCGCTCAGAGCCGCACATCCAGCGCCGAACCTCAGGAGTTCATAAAACCCACCGATCAACCGACTCACTTTAGATTCGCTCTGTTCCCTGTTGAACGGGGGACGTGTCGTGGAGCCACTTTGTGCCTGATGTGACGTTTCTCTTGAATGACCCCGAAGCACAATGACGAGTGCGACGACCGAGTGCTGTGATGGCGAGGAGAGAAATGTGCgtctcctgtttgtgtttgtgtagtttattttctttttggttttgttgtggttagAACTGTGCTTGAgtactgagctgctgctgctgctgctgcaccgtcGCTCCGTCACCGCTCAGAAAACAGTCCAGATGATTTCTCCTCACTCCTCAGCCGTCGGAAGTCAAAAACCAAATGTTAAATGCTCAGCTGGGAAAACAACTCGACCTGTGGTACAAACTGTTCTGTGCTCAGTGATGAGGGAGTTCCTGCAGTGACTGTCAAAGTCTTCtgttgccccctggtggagcAACTGCGTGAGTTCAGGTCCTCCTGTGTTTGCAGGGATGTTCACTTAAAGTCAGGTCGGTGCGTTTCCACGTCTTCAGATGAACGAACCACAGGCAGAAGAATTCAGTGTCTGAAACCAGCCGGCTGGTTGAtgcagtggattttttttttttgttagttcCAGAAGCAGAGTTTgagttttttaaagtttttttaaaagtttattcCAAATCTGTTGAATTGGGTTAAATAACAAAATGCTTCTTTTTGTCCAAAAAAACCTCAAAACGTGAAACGCTCACGTCAGAGAACTTGAAACCAGCTaataattaacaattaacaatTAACGGACGCAAACGTCGAGAAATAATTTTAAGTCTCAGTTTATCTGCATCAGGAAAAACTCCAATGACCCTTTCGGTGGCAggttatatctttttattaacGACGTTCTTCTCCGGTGACGCAGCAGTTTTCCTTTCCCTTGTTGCTTCACTCCACCCTGTTTGTTCATGAATCACATTGTTAGTTATTCTCACGTTTGGGGATGAACCACTGATCGTATATTCTGAATTTGGGTTTATGTCACCACGGCctttagttttcatttatttatgtattttttatttcttttcatttgatccTCTTGTTGTCTGGAGGTTGGTTATAAGCTATGCACACAACTCGTCTCCTggagcttttctttttgttctaaTAGTAAATCTAACAAATTATTCTATTGTAACAAAGCTTGTATAATCTAAATCTATCCGAGTTGGAGATGTTCCTCCAATCACCTCGTAGTTACTGCcatcttctattttttttttgcagaaattatttctaaacaataaaaatctaatctcagtttgtttctgtgtcgtGTTTTCAATCATCAGTGTTGATGTTAATGTCACaagatttaatatatttaaaataccaTTTTTAATACAGATATTTAAACTGTACTTTACTACTTTTGAGTTCATGTCCTGTGTAATATTTCAGAGAATTTGAGGGATTTAATGGTATAAATAGGATATTATACAATTATACACAAGATTGGAAAAACGTcgcctggtctgatgagtctcgatttcagctgcgacattcagATAGGGTCAGAATGTggcgtaaacaacatgaaagcatggatccatcctgccttgtatcaacggttcaggctgctggtggtggtggtgtaatggtgtgggggatattTTCCTGGCATACGTTGGGCCCCTTAGTACCAGTTGAGCATCGTTTAAACGCCACGCCTTGTTGAATCTATGCCATGAAGAATTAAGGCAGTTCTGAAGGCAGAAGGGGTCCAACCAGGTGTAACAGGCCATAGTATACCCCCAGTCCGGACTATACCTGGGGTTAAAGGGGCCTAGGCTAGATTATACCCCGGGTATATTATGGCCTAGGCCAATTCATACCCCTCAAGACAGATTATACCCCCATGATATCAGTAGTGTTGAGTGATATACACAAGAATTActtaatttttcaacattttattgggGG belongs to Hippoglossus stenolepis isolate QCI-W04-F060 chromosome 9, HSTE1.2, whole genome shotgun sequence and includes:
- the fam102aa gene encoding protein FAM102A isoform X2, translated to MRIPVFIKPQQKKQECWSSRRLRAAERTRWSGSERQRQEVQENCVRWRKRFTFVSKMSANPHTGVLDPSVCRVSVRKELKGGKAYTKLGFTDLNMAEFAGSGSTVRCCLLEGYDTKNTRQDNSILKVIIGMTLLSGDPCFKTPPSTAKSISISGREHTLQLDCKGEGTAEPGPTGGVSQGRSAKPRPSIVNSGLLDESEVNHQSGSAEVFQSGHSRNSSYASQQSRISGYSTEHSCSSSLSDLTHRRNTSTGSSTSGCLGFTADTPTEGDKDAGRPERPPRPPRPVLPLNRLSRRKQDSVETHPSWVNDTRMDADDIVEKIVQSQNFADVNNTEDSNLRLFVNRDGTTALSGIRLGNRVSAGGYEPVVIESH
- the fam102aa gene encoding protein FAM102A isoform X1, giving the protein MAFFVKKKKFKFQTQLTLEELTAVPFVNGVLFCKLRLLEGDFAGTSSRQEVQENCVRWRKRFTFVSKMSANPHTGVLDPSVCRVSVRKELKGGKAYTKLGFTDLNMAEFAGSGSTVRCCLLEGYDTKNTRQDNSILKVIIGMTLLSGDPCFKTPPSTAKSISISGREHTLQLDCKGEGTAEPGPTGGVSQGRSAKPRPSIVNSGLLDESEVNHQSGSAEVFQSGHSRNSSYASQQSRISGYSTEHSCSSSLSDLTHRRNTSTGSSTSGCLGFTADTPTEGDKDAGRPERPPRPPRPVLPLNRLSRRKQDSVETHPSWVNDTRMDADDIVEKIVQSQNFADVNNTEDSNLRLFVNRDGTTALSGIRLGNRVSAGGYEPVVIESH